The Acidobacteriota bacterium genome window below encodes:
- a CDS encoding carbohydrate binding family 9 domain-containing protein has protein sequence MIHPRAIPTAAATVLAVASMTMAQPMSPAPAVVAADGRPSAEAVSAPSRPVLDGDVLGDAAWEAAPPITGFWQERPDEGQPASERTEVRLVFTDDTLYVGVVCYDRNPRGIIVSDSRRDTPLDDTDSFQMIFDTYRDGLNGFLFGTNPAGIEYDGQVTNEGQGGAGLGRGQSQQAGSGGGFNLNWDGAWEVRTRITEIGWSAEFAIPFRTLRFPPGADQVWGVNFQRNIRRRNERAFWSPIPRQYSLYRLSLAGDLSGVRTPAFRNFKVTPYALGNVRQSGERPVDAVVLGEVGFDAKYNPASSLTLDATVNTDFAQVEVDEQQVNLDRFNLFYPEKRPFFLENAGFFSVGNPGEIDLFFSRRIGISGDGRAVPILGGARLSGKAGAYSIGVLNMQTSEFEERLPGNNFAVIRVSRDLPNRSSFGALFVNRQGMGDLAPARDHNRTYALDGKWGVRQHTVLSSFLARTETPGEDRDDYAFNIRSRTNVPRFDLEMGYQQVADGFNPEVGFLSRRGYRKPDARIMTRFRPRDFFSVQEFRPHTTYRAFYGLDGALETMYWHIDSHTEFRNGYEIHTGINLTREGVRTPFDIYPGVSVPVGDYAHSEAQLVLMTNQGAPVSLNMQAIIGGFFGGDRVTWSPTLRMRAGDALTADVAYQRNDVNLPWGAFVTNLVRARVSYSFTTRAFVQALVQYNDRADLWSANVRFGLLQAANTGLFVVYTDTHALDDLFARPERTDRSLVIKFSRMFDLLER, from the coding sequence ATGATTCATCCGCGCGCGATTCCAACCGCTGCGGCGACCGTGCTCGCCGTGGCATCGATGACAATGGCTCAGCCGATGTCGCCGGCGCCGGCTGTGGTGGCGGCAGACGGCCGTCCGAGCGCCGAGGCAGTCTCCGCCCCGTCGCGCCCGGTCCTTGACGGGGACGTCCTCGGCGACGCCGCCTGGGAGGCGGCCCCGCCCATCACGGGCTTCTGGCAGGAGCGGCCGGACGAGGGGCAGCCGGCATCCGAGCGGACGGAAGTGCGGCTCGTGTTCACCGACGACACGCTCTACGTCGGCGTCGTCTGTTATGACAGGAACCCCCGCGGCATCATCGTGTCGGACTCGCGGCGCGACACGCCGCTCGATGACACCGACAGCTTCCAGATGATCTTCGACACGTATCGTGACGGCCTGAACGGGTTTCTCTTCGGCACCAACCCCGCCGGCATCGAATACGACGGGCAGGTCACGAATGAAGGACAGGGTGGGGCGGGTCTTGGGCGCGGACAATCACAGCAGGCGGGATCCGGCGGCGGCTTCAACCTGAACTGGGACGGGGCCTGGGAGGTCCGGACGCGGATTACCGAGATTGGCTGGTCCGCGGAGTTCGCGATTCCGTTCCGAACGCTGCGGTTCCCGCCGGGGGCCGACCAGGTGTGGGGTGTCAACTTCCAGCGCAACATCAGGCGCCGCAACGAGCGTGCGTTCTGGTCGCCGATCCCGCGCCAGTACAGCCTGTATCGCCTTTCGCTTGCCGGCGACCTTTCCGGTGTTCGGACGCCGGCGTTCCGCAACTTCAAGGTGACGCCGTACGCGCTTGGCAACGTGCGGCAATCGGGAGAGCGCCCGGTGGACGCCGTGGTGCTCGGCGAGGTCGGCTTCGACGCGAAGTACAACCCGGCGTCCAGCCTCACGCTGGATGCCACGGTGAACACCGACTTCGCGCAGGTTGAGGTCGATGAGCAGCAGGTCAACCTCGATCGGTTCAACCTGTTCTACCCCGAAAAGCGCCCGTTCTTTCTCGAGAACGCCGGGTTCTTCTCGGTGGGCAACCCGGGAGAGATCGATCTGTTCTTCAGCCGCCGCATCGGCATCAGCGGCGACGGCAGGGCGGTGCCGATTCTGGGCGGCGCGCGGCTGTCTGGGAAGGCGGGCGCGTACAGCATCGGCGTGCTGAACATGCAGACCAGCGAGTTCGAGGAGCGGCTGCCCGGCAACAACTTCGCGGTGATCCGCGTGAGCCGCGACCTGCCCAACCGATCGTCGTTCGGCGCGCTGTTCGTGAACCGCCAGGGGATGGGGGATCTCGCGCCGGCGCGGGATCACAATCGCACCTACGCGCTCGACGGCAAGTGGGGCGTGCGGCAGCACACCGTGCTCTCGAGCTTCCTCGCAAGGACCGAGACGCCGGGCGAGGATCGGGACGATTACGCGTTCAATATCCGGTCGCGCACGAACGTGCCGCGGTTCGATCTCGAGATGGGATACCAGCAGGTGGCCGACGGCTTCAATCCCGAGGTCGGCTTTCTGAGCCGGCGGGGTTACCGGAAGCCGGACGCCCGCATCATGACGAGATTCCGGCCGCGTGATTTCTTCTCGGTCCAGGAATTCCGGCCCCACACGACGTATCGGGCGTTCTACGGGCTCGACGGTGCGCTGGAGACGATGTACTGGCACATCGACAGTCACACGGAGTTCCGGAACGGGTACGAGATCCACACGGGCATCAATCTCACGCGCGAGGGGGTGCGGACCCCGTTCGATATCTATCCGGGCGTCTCCGTTCCGGTGGGGGACTACGCGCACTCGGAGGCGCAGCTCGTGCTGATGACGAACCAGGGGGCGCCGGTCAGCCTGAACATGCAGGCGATCATCGGCGGGTTCTTCGGCGGCGATCGCGTGACGTGGAGCCCCACGCTGCGCATGCGCGCGGGAGACGCGCTCACGGCGGACGTCGCGTACCAGCGGAACGACGTCAACCTGCCGTGGGGAGCGTTCGTGACCAACCTGGTGCGCGCGCGCGTCAGCTACTCGTTCACGACACGCGCGTTCGTCCAGGCGCTCGTGCAGTACAACGATCGCGCGGACCTCTGGTCCGCCAACGTGCGGTTCGGCCTGCTCCAGGCCGCGAACACCGGGCTGTTCGTCGTCTATACCGACACGCACGCGCTCGACGATCTCTTCGCGCGCCCGGAGCGCACGGATCGATCGCTCGTCATCAAGTTCAGCCGGATGTTCGACCTGCTCGAGCGCTAG
- a CDS encoding DUF3079 domain-containing protein: MKPAPLVPAHPERICWGCDKYCPADDLACGNGTIRTPHPVELFGDDWVEWSERRASARAGRTSG, translated from the coding sequence GTGAAACCCGCTCCGCTCGTACCAGCGCATCCCGAGCGGATCTGCTGGGGCTGCGACAAGTACTGCCCTGCCGACGACCTGGCGTGCGGCAACGGGACGATCCGCACGCCGCACCCCGTCGAGCTGTTCGGCGATGACTGGGTCGAGTGGTCGGAGCGACGGGCTAGCGCTCGAGCAGGTCGAACATCCGGCTGA
- a CDS encoding thiamine pyrophosphate-binding protein produces MKLRGSDLVVKALEDAGARLAFGIPGTHNIELYDALDRSERVTPVLVTDEQSASFMADGVSRTSDATGVVNVVPGAGLTHCLSGVAEAFMDNVPLVVLACGIRSDTGRAFQLHDIDQLALLRPITKAALRPASAQEIYPTVRHAFDLARSGTPGPVAVEIPADFYMLTQEVAELSDRTPPPGPPHASDADLAAAAAILNAARHPLLYVGNGATAAGTLLVRLADALGAPVATTIQGKGVFPESHPLWLWNGVGRSAPPFVRHAADRADAMLAIGCRFSEVGTASYGFTPPANLVHVDINREVFNRNFPARLAVESDAAAFIRDLLPRLSARATSDRDDTSRAIAAGHRDVVDDWRRHPSEGRVTPAALFAALQQAAPRAIYSTDSGNGTFLAMEHLRLDEPRQFIGPIDYSCMGYAVPAAIGAKLANPDRDVVALAGDGALLMTGLELLTAAHLRAAPLVCVLRDGELGQIVQFQRTALDRDTCGIIAPYRLEAFAAAVNAEYFSASRDGELPAVLARGLQATRAGRAVMVEAAIDYSRKTYFTRGVVMTTLRRLPLGDRLRMLARAASRRVLG; encoded by the coding sequence ATGAAGCTGCGCGGTTCCGACCTCGTCGTCAAAGCCCTGGAGGATGCCGGCGCGCGGCTCGCCTTTGGCATTCCCGGCACGCACAACATCGAGCTGTACGACGCGCTCGACCGATCCGAGCGCGTGACCCCGGTGCTCGTGACCGACGAGCAGAGCGCGTCGTTCATGGCGGACGGCGTCTCGCGGACCTCGGACGCGACCGGAGTGGTCAACGTGGTGCCTGGCGCCGGCCTCACGCACTGCCTGTCGGGAGTCGCCGAGGCGTTCATGGACAACGTGCCGCTCGTCGTGCTGGCGTGCGGCATCCGGTCGGACACCGGCAGAGCCTTCCAACTGCACGACATCGATCAGCTCGCGCTGCTGCGCCCGATCACGAAGGCCGCGCTCCGGCCCGCATCGGCGCAGGAGATCTACCCCACCGTTCGACACGCGTTCGATCTCGCGAGATCGGGGACGCCGGGACCGGTGGCGGTGGAAATCCCCGCCGACTTCTACATGTTGACGCAGGAGGTGGCGGAGCTGAGTGACCGCACGCCCCCCCCGGGCCCGCCGCACGCCAGCGACGCCGACCTCGCCGCGGCGGCGGCGATCCTGAACGCCGCGCGGCATCCCCTTCTCTACGTCGGCAACGGCGCGACCGCCGCGGGAACGCTGCTCGTGCGGCTCGCCGACGCGCTCGGTGCGCCGGTGGCGACGACGATCCAGGGCAAGGGGGTCTTTCCCGAGTCGCACCCGCTGTGGCTCTGGAATGGCGTGGGCCGGTCGGCGCCGCCGTTCGTGCGGCACGCGGCGGACCGCGCCGATGCGATGCTCGCGATCGGCTGCCGCTTCTCCGAGGTGGGCACGGCGAGCTACGGCTTCACGCCGCCGGCGAACCTGGTGCACGTGGACATCAACCGCGAGGTGTTCAACCGGAACTTCCCGGCGCGGCTGGCGGTGGAATCCGACGCGGCCGCATTCATCCGCGATCTCCTGCCGCGCCTGTCGGCGCGCGCGACGAGCGATCGAGACGACACCTCGCGCGCCATTGCCGCCGGTCATCGCGACGTGGTGGACGACTGGCGGCGCCATCCGAGCGAGGGGCGCGTGACGCCCGCCGCGTTGTTCGCGGCGTTGCAGCAGGCGGCGCCACGCGCCATCTACTCGACCGACAGCGGCAACGGCACGTTCCTCGCGATGGAGCACCTGCGGCTCGACGAGCCGCGGCAGTTCATCGGGCCGATCGACTATTCCTGCATGGGCTACGCCGTGCCGGCCGCCATCGGCGCAAAGCTCGCGAACCCGGATCGCGATGTCGTGGCGCTGGCCGGTGACGGTGCGCTGCTGATGACCGGCCTCGAGCTGCTGACCGCGGCACACCTGCGGGCCGCGCCGCTCGTGTGCGTCCTGCGCGACGGCGAACTGGGACAGATCGTGCAGTTCCAGCGCACCGCGCTCGATCGCGACACGTGCGGCATCATCGCGCCGTACCGCCTGGAGGCGTTCGCCGCGGCGGTGAACGCGGAGTACTTCTCGGCATCGCGCGACGGGGAGCTGCCGGCGGTGCTCGCGCGCGGCCTGCAGGCGACCCGCGCCGGGCGCGCGGTGATGGTCGAGGCCGCGATCGACTACTCCCGAAAAACCTACTTCACGCGCGGGGTGGTCATGACCACCCTGCGGCGCCTGCCGCTCGGCGACCGGCTGCGCATGCTCGCGCGCGCCGCCTCGCGCCGGGTCCTGGGCTAG